The following nucleotide sequence is from Vibrio sp. SCSIO 43136.
TTGAAGAGCATGTTGCGCCTTGTTTGGTTGGACGTGATCCTCACATGATCGAAGATATCTGGCAGTACCTATACAAAGGTGTTTATTGGCGCCGTGGTCCTGTTACCATGGCAGCGATTGCTGCCATCGATATGGCACTTTGGGATATCAAAGGTAAAGTTGCTGGTCTTCCGGTGTACCAACTGCTCGGTGGTAAGAGCCGTACAGGTGTTACTGTTTATGCTCATGCAAACGGTGAAACTATCGAAGATACGTTAGATAAAGCGGAGGCGTTGAAAGAACAAGGCTTCAAAGCTATCCGTCTTCAATGCGCCGTTCCAGGTATGAAAGAAACCTATGGTGTGCTAGGCGATAAGAAAGACTACTTCGAGTTGCAAGGCAATCGCCCACTTCCACCTGAGCAAGAATGGTCAACTCCAAAATACATGAAGATAGTACCAGAGCTATGTAAGCAAGCTCGTGAGCGCTTGGGTGATGATATTTTGCTAACACACGATGTTCATAGCCGTCTTACACCTATTGAATCTGCACGTCTGGGCAAACTGCTAGAGCCATACAATCTGACGTTCCTCGAAGACTCGTCGATTGCGGAAAATCAAGACAACTACAAGATCATCCGAAACCACACCACCATCCCATTGGCGCTAGGTGAAACCTACAACACTATTTGGGATTGCAAAGAGCTTTTAGAAAATCAACTGATCGATTACATCCGCACCGCAGCGACCCATGCAGGTGGTATTACAGCGATGAAGCGTATTGCTGATTTTGCGGCAGTATATAACGCACGTACTGCGCCACACGGCGCACCTGATCTTTCGCCAATTTGTTTTGCTGCGCATATGCACCTAAACATCTCAACACCGAATTTCGGCCTTCAAGAATTTGTTGGCTTTGGCAACGAAAAAACCAAAGAAGTGTTCCCTGGCGACGAGACAACGCTAGAAAACGGCATGCTAATGATCAGCGATAAACCGGGTCTAGGAATCGACTTTGATGAAGAAGCCGCAGCGAAATACCCGTACAAACGTTCTTACCTGCCTGTAAGCCGTTTGGAAGATGGGACACTGTGGCACTGGTAAACAATTGATTTGTAATTAACTAAGATTTCGCTTAACAATAGAACCTCTCATCGTAGTTCACTTACTAGGTGAGAGGTTTTTGCTTTACGATAGAAATAGATTACCCTAATGGGCATATCATAATACTATTTGCTCTTTGCTATTGTTAAGGACACTCCATGGAAACCCTGCTTCAGCAGCTCTATTTTTCGTTTTCAATTACCGGTCCTATCTGCCTAATGCTAGTCCTTGGGGTAGTGTTTAAGCGTATCGGTTGGATAAACGAAAACTTCATTGATGTCGCTTCAAAGCTGGTGTTTAAAGTAACCCTTCCAGTCATGCTGTTTCTGAGCATCGCCAGTTCAGATCACGACTTCAGTGCGGCCAGTGACTTCGTTCAGTTTGGCGCAGTGGCGAGTATCCTCTTTTTTATCTTTACCACCCTCTCGACTAAGCTCTTTTTCCGAGGGTCTCCAGATCAAGGGGTGATCACCCAATGCGGTTTTCGCGCCAATACTGCCATTATCGGCATCGCTTATGTTGCAAGTGCTTATGGTGAAGATGGCGTTGCCTTAGCAGCACTGTACGTAGCGACAACAACCTTTATTTACAACGTAGAAGCGGTGATTTGCTTATCACCGAAAGGGGAAACGACATTTTCACAAGCAGCTAAGCTGATGATGACAACCTTAACTAAGAACCCACTGATCATCGGGATCTTAGCGGGTACTGCGTTCTTCCTGCTCTCTCTCCCTATCCCACAGATGGTTGAAGATGCTGGTAACTATTTATCACGCATGACATTGCCTTTAGCACTACTATGTACTGGTGGCTCTCTTAACCTAGGCTCAATGAAGAAGGACACAGGGCCAGCTTGGTTTGCTACCAGCTATAAGCTAGTGGTAGCACCGCTAGTCATCACAGTAAGTGCATACTTACTTGGGTTTAGAGGTGTCGAGTTGGGTATTTTGTACTTAATGAACGCCGCACCAGTGGCTGCCGCAGCTTATGTGATGGCTCGTTCTATGGGAGGAAACGCAACGTTAACGGCGAATGTCATCGCCATGAGTACAGCGATCTCTACCATCACTTGCACCTTAGGGCTTGTTATTCTATCGAGTTTTAAGCTGTTATAACGGCCGTGTATTGAATCTACTAAATGCGTTTCTAATTAGAGTTGTGCTAGCTTTCTAGCACAACTTAACTACGAACCTGAATAGGCAACGGCACACTATTTCCGACAAACTTGTCGCTGACCACCGGATGTCCGAAATAATACCCCTGAAAGTTCACACACCCCTGGCTGACTAACAAATCGAGCTGAGTCTGAGTCTCTACACCTTCAGCAATCACCTCTAAATCCAGGCGTTTTGCCATGGTCAAAATGACATCAATCAGTGGTGAGGTATCTGTCCCATCAGTCAGCCCGTTAACAAAGGAGCGATCAATTTTCAGCTCATCTAGGGGAAGTTCTTTAAGGTAACGTAACGACGAATAACCCGTTCCAAAATCATCAATAGAAAATGCGATTCCCTTTGTTTTGAGCTGAAGCATTTTGTTTTTGGCGACTTCAAAGTTGTTCAACAACAGGTTTTCCGTTATTTCCAGAACAATCAGATTGCCTGGTATCTCGTACTTATCAAGAAGATTGGTGATGTATGTGACAAAATCTACCTGGAGGAAAAAAGAAGGGCTGACGTTCACAGACAGACGTTCAATCTGGTCTAGTTTGCCAATCTGTCGCCAAGTCGCCAAATGTGACATGCTCTCTTCTAGAACCCATTTATCGATGTCAATTATGAGCCCGCTCTCCTCAGCATGGGGGATAAAAAATCCAGGCATGACTAGCCCATGCTTTGGACTGTTCCACCTTACCAGCACTTCTCCTCTTAAACGGCTTTTACCTATACTAACCTGAGGCTGTACCCAAATCTCAAACTGGTTTTTCTCCAAAGCAATATGGATCCCCTCTTCCAGCTCAAGCAGATGCTGGGCAGCGTATTGCATTTCTCGTTCAAAAAACTGCACCCCATTGCGCCCTAGAGATTTTGCTTTGTACATAGCTGTATCTGCCCGGCGAATTAGCTCACTGGCATCAACGTTCTCGTCCGGAAAAAAAGCGATACCAATACTGGCAGTAGTATGCAGAGTCGCATCATCAAGAATTAGTGGCTTCGATAGACTATTTGCTAGCTCACGTGCCAGCACCATGGCTTTCTCGGCAGCATATTCTGGACTGTCCGCCAGATCAGATAGGGCAACGACAAACTCATCTCCCCCTAAACGACCACATATCGCTTTAGCTTTAAAAATGGAACGAGTACGAGATGCAACTTCGATCAACACTTGGTCACCGACACCATGTCCCAAGGAGTCATTGATTTTTTTGAACTGATCTAAATCAAAGTAGAGAAGCGCACCATACTTGCTCTCCTCATGATGCTGTTGGATCAACTCTTCAATCTGCTGAGAGAAAAGGCTGCGATTGGCTAACTGAGTCAATGAGTCATAATAGGCAAGCTCATGAATCTTTTTCTGAGCAATCACTCTTTCAGTGACGTCCCGTGCATTGACCATCACAAATGCGTTGCCATCAACATCAAAATAGGTCGCACGGCACTCCAGATGCACCTTTTCATCATTCCCGCCAACCATGCTGACAAACTCATCATCGTAACTATGTACACTATGTGCTGCTATTTTCTTGAACAGAACTTCCATCTCTGCGACAGAGAAGAGCTGACTAAACTCGGCCAAGCTGCGTCCATTAAGCGTGTCAAAACTCAGCCCCAGTAACTCTTCTGCCAGTTTATTTACAAACTGCACCTGTGTATTGGGATGGCAAAGAAACATAGCCTCACTGGAGTTCTCCATCAGCAAGCGAGAAAAGCGTTCACTTGTTGCGAGACTGTCCACCATTTCGGTCAATTTTACCGAAGCCGCCTGATTGGCTTGCCACTCGTTACTAAAACGTTCCACCAGCAAACCAAGTTCATCGTCCCTGATATAAGGCAATGGCTCCATGCTCTTCCCAGAGCTTAGGTTGGTTACCCACAACCCAATTTTCATCACCGGCTTAGATATGTACACATAATTAAGAAGCACAAGAATTGCTGCTAGCAGCAAGGTAAAAATCAATGCGATGCCAAGGTTGATCTGGACCTCCTTGACTAATTCATTAGCTAACACTGATTCGTCAACATAGATTGTTAGCGTCGCATTCTGCTTGCGTGAGCTGACACTGATTTGAAAGGATTGCTCTGGTGGCATGTTTACCAAATATGATGCAGCTTGAATATACGGAGACATGGCATAGGTCTCCGCACGTTGTTTATCCCCTAATGCGTCACCAAAATCATCATAAAAGGCTGCTCTTTTAATTAAGGGTTGGCGAATAAGAGACATTAATATCTCTTCGGTTTGCTCTTCGTCGAGGGTATAAACGGCACTACTCAATGTATCCCGGTGCAAATCAACCGAACGGGCAATAATCTCTGCCTGAACAACTCTATCTTTCTCAAGATTTAAGTAAACATGGACAGCAGCCGAAAGCCCCCCGCATAACATAGATGCGATAAAAACGTATATGGTTTGCTTAATAGAGAGACTTAACTTCATTGGAGGAACAACTCTTCTATAGGCATACTAAAAATATTTTCTTTGTATCGTTTCGTATGTTCCATTTTGCTTTATTGCTTGTAGGCCGCGATTAAAAGATGTAACTATTTGCTCGCTATTCGGATAAGGTTTGCTCACACATAAATGTAGCGAAATGGATGCCACATCCTCGATATATGTAACCTTGAGGTTTTCTTGAGACTGCATTTTTTTCGCTATATGCATTGTTGGAATTTCGGGCCCGTAAAAGACATCCACACCGCGATGTAGCACACTAACCAGTGCTGAACGCATATCCTTTGAAGGCAGGTATTCAATACCGTGCGCCTCCAACTTGTTTGTTGCCCCCCAACCCGCAATAGTGGTAACGCTATAACCTGCAAGGTCATTCAGGTTATTAATCGGTTCCGTTTGCGTTTCTTTTCGGGTAATAGCAGTTTGCCGAGTGGTACTAATATACTCGCTAAATAGCATATATTTTTCCCGCCCTTTTCTCTTACTGCATGATAACCCCCCAGCGACTTCTCCGACTTGCATTAATTTCATTACACGTTTCCAAGGAAGAACATCAAATTTCACTTCCTGACCACTTTCTTGAAATGCAGCCGCAACCACTTCAACATCCATACCAGATATCTCGTTGTCACTATTTACGATCATATAGGGAGGATAGTGAACGACATAAAAGGTCAGCGGCTCCTGTGCACTCACTAGGCCACTAAATATAAATATGAAAAACAAAATAATCTTACGCATCATCAGTTCACTATTTTCATAATCATTTATAAAACTAACTGTTTATATTCTGAAAGGCAACGGTGTTTTGCTCCTGTCCGCCGTTAGGTGGATAGTTAAAAACCCTGCGCATGTCTGTCATCCACACAGCAAAGCCCCGAAACCATTGCGCTGTTCCATATACAAGCATAGAAACGTATAAGAGGTATTACCAGATTCCGAACAGTGCTCTTGCACCCTGTCCCTCAGCGCCCCCTTTGCAAACGGCGGGCACTTTTTACCTCAACTCCTCAATTTCTTCATAATTGCTCTGCAATGCCTAATTACGCTCTCTACTCGAACATAATTTAGCGAATGATCTTGAGCACACGTCAATCAAATCGTCATATTCGACTCATACACTGCTCAAGACAGGCGACTCACTCACCGTGGGAGCCGTATTGCTATCTATACCTATTCAAGGAAGAGAGAATGATGGATAGAGCATTTAAGTGGTTCACTTTAGTCAACAGCGCCATTTGTGTGATGGCACTACTTTACCTAATGAGTAAATGGGCAGGAGAGTTTTACTACACCTATCAACTAGACCAACTGCAACAGGCCCAAGTCTCTTATAATGAGTTAAGCCATGATATAACGTCGGCTCACCGCTACATCGTCATGCTGTCCGACCAAGACGCTAGCAAACTGCCTTCAGTAATAGCGCAACTAGCAAAGGCACATACCCACCTGGCCGATATCAACACTAACTTGCCGCAGTCTCATACAGTGCAAAACCTAACCGCAGCGCTAAAAGACGTAGAGACCAACCTCGACCTTCTAACGCAACTAGATACGGCATCGCAGAGCCAAGCCATGCACCGACTTCCCTACCAATTTGGAAACCAAGTACGTACCTTACTTAATGACTTGGGTATTGAGCTCCACCTTAACGTGGCAAAAACCATCAAACAGGCACAGTCTCAAACACAAGCAAGTCGTTATTTGCACCATGTGGCTGGGATTTATATCGGTATCTCACTTCTGCTTTTGCTGTTTTTCACCGTCAGCAAACACCCTATGATGAGACGTAGCTTAATTACACACTCACCCCGATAAATTTGGAAATTAAGAATCCTAATTTTTTGTAGCTCAAGTGCGATTAGTAGGAGGGCCCTGCCCTGTTTTCAGGTCAGGGCTTTGGTAATAGGAGATCTTGCCATGCAGGACAGAGGTTAGAACAAAAACTAGAGGGAATTAAGCTAGAGTCACAAGACAATTTACTTAAATAGAAAACCTAAAGTTATCTATAACACGGTTTTAGCGATGCATACTTAACCAGCTCACTAGCTGTTCATCTTTGATAACCACATTCCCGGCTTTTATAGACGTAATATGCCCATTACGCTTTTTACCAGAAAGCCCTCTCGAAGGGTCCATTTCGCCAAAAATCCTTTTTGCCTCAAACTGATAACGGATGAATGCTTCCTCTGGAGACTTAATGCTCTTGGACTTATGTACCATGTAAACAAGTGCATTTAATGTGCTGCGAAGATAATGTTCCAAGTTTACGATCAAAAGTTCAAGTCGCTCATGTGGAGATGCGTTGTGAACAATCGCATTTCTTACGCGATATATTCGATGGATGTGTAATTCCACTTTGCGCTCATGCGCTTCAATTTTTTGTGCTAGTTCGAATGGACTAGAGCACAGTTCCATAAAGTTACCGAATCGGTAT
It contains:
- the manD gene encoding D-mannonate dehydratase ManD, which codes for MKIEQVKVFVCAPGRNFVTVKIETDEGVYGIGDATLNGREMAVATYLEEHVAPCLVGRDPHMIEDIWQYLYKGVYWRRGPVTMAAIAAIDMALWDIKGKVAGLPVYQLLGGKSRTGVTVYAHANGETIEDTLDKAEALKEQGFKAIRLQCAVPGMKETYGVLGDKKDYFELQGNRPLPPEQEWSTPKYMKIVPELCKQARERLGDDILLTHDVHSRLTPIESARLGKLLEPYNLTFLEDSSIAENQDNYKIIRNHTTIPLALGETYNTIWDCKELLENQLIDYIRTAATHAGGITAMKRIADFAAVYNARTAPHGAPDLSPICFAAHMHLNISTPNFGLQEFVGFGNEKTKEVFPGDETTLENGMLMISDKPGLGIDFDEEAAAKYPYKRSYLPVSRLEDGTLWHW
- a CDS encoding AEC family transporter — encoded protein: METLLQQLYFSFSITGPICLMLVLGVVFKRIGWINENFIDVASKLVFKVTLPVMLFLSIASSDHDFSAASDFVQFGAVASILFFIFTTLSTKLFFRGSPDQGVITQCGFRANTAIIGIAYVASAYGEDGVALAALYVATTTFIYNVEAVICLSPKGETTFSQAAKLMMTTLTKNPLIIGILAGTAFFLLSLPIPQMVEDAGNYLSRMTLPLALLCTGGSLNLGSMKKDTGPAWFATSYKLVVAPLVITVSAYLLGFRGVELGILYLMNAAPVAAAAYVMARSMGGNATLTANVIAMSTAISTITCTLGLVILSSFKLL
- a CDS encoding EAL domain-containing protein: MKLSLSIKQTIYVFIASMLCGGLSAAVHVYLNLEKDRVVQAEIIARSVDLHRDTLSSAVYTLDEEQTEEILMSLIRQPLIKRAAFYDDFGDALGDKQRAETYAMSPYIQAASYLVNMPPEQSFQISVSSRKQNATLTIYVDESVLANELVKEVQINLGIALIFTLLLAAILVLLNYVYISKPVMKIGLWVTNLSSGKSMEPLPYIRDDELGLLVERFSNEWQANQAASVKLTEMVDSLATSERFSRLLMENSSEAMFLCHPNTQVQFVNKLAEELLGLSFDTLNGRSLAEFSQLFSVAEMEVLFKKIAAHSVHSYDDEFVSMVGGNDEKVHLECRATYFDVDGNAFVMVNARDVTERVIAQKKIHELAYYDSLTQLANRSLFSQQIEELIQQHHEESKYGALLYFDLDQFKKINDSLGHGVGDQVLIEVASRTRSIFKAKAICGRLGGDEFVVALSDLADSPEYAAEKAMVLARELANSLSKPLILDDATLHTTASIGIAFFPDENVDASELIRRADTAMYKAKSLGRNGVQFFEREMQYAAQHLLELEEGIHIALEKNQFEIWVQPQVSIGKSRLRGEVLVRWNSPKHGLVMPGFFIPHAEESGLIIDIDKWVLEESMSHLATWRQIGKLDQIERLSVNVSPSFFLQVDFVTYITNLLDKYEIPGNLIVLEITENLLLNNFEVAKNKMLQLKTKGIAFSIDDFGTGYSSLRYLKELPLDELKIDRSFVNGLTDGTDTSPLIDVILTMAKRLDLEVIAEGVETQTQLDLLVSQGCVNFQGYYFGHPVVSDKFVGNSVPLPIQVRS
- a CDS encoding transporter substrate-binding domain-containing protein, whose protein sequence is MMRKIILFFIFIFSGLVSAQEPLTFYVVHYPPYMIVNSDNEISGMDVEVVAAAFQESGQEVKFDVLPWKRVMKLMQVGEVAGGLSCSKRKGREKYMLFSEYISTTRQTAITRKETQTEPINNLNDLAGYSVTTIAGWGATNKLEAHGIEYLPSKDMRSALVSVLHRGVDVFYGPEIPTMHIAKKMQSQENLKVTYIEDVASISLHLCVSKPYPNSEQIVTSFNRGLQAIKQNGTYETIQRKYF